Genomic segment of Tamandua tetradactyla isolate mTamTet1 chromosome 1, mTamTet1.pri, whole genome shotgun sequence:
agagggaaaaagagagaaacacacagaaaaaaaggTTATGGAGGCCGGTGTGCACCGGCCCCCTCACGCCAAGGCCCCTCAACCCAAGATGTCCAGCCACCTTCCCCTCTGTATTTTCGCGCTGCCCGCTGCAGAGCGCCAACGTACAGGTACCACCAGAGTGCGCGAACACGGAAAGTTTTTTTTACCGCGCCATAGCGCAAAACACAGAAAGCCACTTCTCCAGTACAAGTACACAGTCGGCGGGTAATTTGGGGTGCCGGGGTTGGGGTAACTGGGGATACTTGAGCTGATCATGCACAGGCAGACACAGGATACGGACACTAACACATACCAAACACAAGCTTTCCGAGTCCAAGCAGCCGTGCCAGGCGAGGCGGGGGCACACCTTTCCCGACGTCCCCAACCCACCGCGGCCCAAACCGTCCTCGCCTGGGGAGGCACCAGCCCCCTCCTCAGCGCTTCCTGGCTCACCTGAAGCCCTCGCCTGTTCTGCCGGCCCCCACCCCAAGGCTCCGGGGCAGCTTACTGTCGCTGGTGCCGGCTTGTCCAGCCCGAAACGACCCTCAATGTCGCTCTGCGCCACTTTTCTCCCTGGAGGGCACACACCTCGGCCCCCGGAGCCTGCCCGGGTACCCTCCCGCTCCCAGGGTAAAGTTAGGGTCCCTTGCAGGAACTTCCGAGCAGGCTTTTCCTGCCTTTGCCCGGACCCCCTCCTCCGGCCGCCAGGCCCCGAACCCCACTGGGCAGCCCTGCCACCCCCTCCCGGGCCCCACCGGCGGCTCTGCTCCTAGTGGGGAGCGTCCACCGCATTACCTAGAAGCAGCAGGCGGTGCGTGCACATGTACCCCATCTTCTCAGCCTGGAGTTGCTTGTCGATGAGTCTGCTGCGTTTCCTCTCGGCGCGCTTCTGAGCCCGTTTCTCGAGCGCTTCTTTGCGCATCTGTCTGCGCTTCTCTGCCAGTGAAACCTTCTTGACTTTGGGGGGCTTAGGAGCTTTGGGCTGGGGGCTGTCGGATCGCCCAAAGCAGCCTCCAAAGGCTTGGATGAGGAAGTTGCGGAGTAAGTTGCGCCGGGGcttgcggcggcggcggcggttcTTCCGGGGCTGCCCCCAGCGGCGGCCTCCGGAGGTCCCCTCTCCTGGGTCGTCTTTGCTGGCAGAGGATTCATCGCTGCTGACGGACTCCTCGTCGTCGCTGCGGTCGGACCTGGGGCCCCGCCGGGAAGCCGAGCGACCAGGCTGCGGAGTAGGCGGGTCAGCAGCCTGGATCTCGGGGCTGGGGGGTCTAAGGCGCTGCATCTTGAGCCTGCTTGATGCCCGGGTAGGGACGTCGGCTCTGGTGACCCGGCCAGCAGGGGCGGCCCTGGCAGCAGGGGTGGCAGGGGCTGCAGAGACCGCGGCAGCGGTCCCGGTGGCAGGGGCTGTAGGGGCGGCAGCAGCGGCCCCGGCAGCGGGAGCGTCAGGGGTGGCAGCGGTGGCCCCGGCGTCAGGGGTGGCAGGGGCGTCAGGGGCTGCAGGGGCATCAGCGGCACACCCGGTGTCTGGAGTGTCTGGAGCTCGGTCCCCGGCATCAGGGGCTCCGTCCCTGGCGTCTGGGGCTCCATCCCCGGCGTCAAGGGCTCCATCCCCGGCGTCTGGGGCTCCATCCCCGGCGTCAGGGGCTCCGTCCCCGGCGTCAGGGGCTCCGTCCCCGGCGTCAGGGGCTCCGTCCCCAGCATCAGAGGCTCCGTCCCCGGCGTCAGAGGCTCCGTCCCGGGAGTCAGGGGCACCGTCCCTGGCATCAGGGGCTCCGTTCCCGAGAGAAGGTACTTTACCTCCCTCGGCGGGAGCAGTGGCTGAGCTTCCTTCCATCTCGGCTGCTTCACCCTCAACTGGGGGTCTCCCTGGCTCTGCTCGCTCTCTTTCAACTGGGGCTCGGGAGACCTCGATGGGCGGGCCGTCAAGCGCGATTGGGGGGCTGTCCATGTTGACGGGAGCGTCGTAGACCCCAATGGGGGCGCTGCCAATCTTGAGCTGGGGTCGGGCGATCTCCAGCGGGGGGCTGTCACCCGCGAAGTGAAGAGGAGGTCTGACAGCCTCTCGGACTGGACTGTCGATGGCGCCCGGGGCCCAGAGGGGGGGCGCGTTCTCGGCGGGAGTGAGGCGGACCGCGCTCGGGACCGCGACTGCTGAGACCTGGGCCCCGCGGTCGGTCTCTGGGAGGACTTGGGAGAGCCCAGAGGGTGGGCTGTCGTACCCAAAGCCTGCTCCCTCGAACCGAAATGACATAGCCTCTTCAGGGAGAGGGCTGGATCCTCCAAAGCCTGCGTCTGCAGACCTGGGGGGTCCAGGCTCCTCTGGGGGAGCGCTGGTGACCCCCAAACCTGGGCTGGCCGGAGAGAGGGCTCCGAGCTGCAAGGGAGGTGGACTGCAGCCTCCCTGCTTAAACTCAAAGGGCAGAGCTTCCTCTGGTGGAGGGCTGTAGCCTCCCAGGCCTGACTTGGCACCATCGAAGGCTTGGGGCTCCATTGCTGCTGGGCCAAAGGCCTCGAGGCTTGCACTGGCCCCTGCACGGGCCCCAGCGAAGGTTCTAGGTTGCTCCTGGGTAGGCCAGAGGCCTCCCACGCTGGGCTCCTCGGTCTGGAAGAGCTTGACTTCTTCGGGAGGTGGACTATGGCCTCCACAAGCTCCAGCTTCCTGGAAGGCCAGGCCGAGGCCCTGGGAACAGGGCTCGGAGACCTCAGGCGATCCAAAGGCCTCACCGCTAGTCTTGACCGGGATGGGCTCGCTGGTAGGCGGTTCGGTCTCCATCGCTTCGGCTGCGCCAGGCCCAGCACTGGGGGCAGCTGCCCCTGGGGCCTCCAAAGGTGGTTGGTTGGGCTGCTCCCCGAATTCAAGGGGGATATCGCGTTGTCCTGACATATGATTGCCGTCGAGGCGGTTGCGCAGGCCCATAACACGGTGGCGGCCTTTCAAGATAATTTGGGGGCCCCGTAAGACGGAGCACCCAACCAAACTAGggtgaaaaaatttttttggaaaaaaaaaatcgaagtacCAATTAGAAAGTTCTCCAACCTCACTGCTCAACCTGGGTGAAGTCTGGTAGTTCAACACTTCAGACCCTGGACCATAGCAGTAGCAACTCTACCGTTGCTGGTGGACTCTTGGTCCCTTCTTGGCCACTTTTTATCCCCTTAGCTGCCCCCTTGGCCCCCCCTTGTCCTTGTCCttgtccctcctctctctctctccccctctgctCCAGGCTAGCTCCGCCTGCTTGGATCTGAGGAGCGTGCCGATTCGGTCCGAAAATCGTCTGTAGTGCCCGCTCTCTGCCACCAGGGGACGCTGGCTCCTGGCACTCGCAACCCCGGACTTTGGGTAAGGGGCTGATGAGCGATGAGCGCAGGCCTCCGAGGGACGTTTTGGTTCCTTCCACTCCTCTCCCTGACGATTTGGAGGCTTTCTCCTCGCTTCATCCCTGGCCAGAGAGAAAGCTCTCCCTGCGTTGCGGGACACGTGACGCAAGACGTGGGTCCCGGGCAGGTTGAACGCAGGAGCTGAAACCCTGCCTCCCTGACCTAACCGACTCTACCCCCCAGGGAGGGGTTACTGCAGGAGGGTGTCTCACCTCAAGATACCTCTGAGCCGCAGCCCCCAGTCCCGGAAAGCCCCCGATCCCAAGCTCCAAGTTCCCGGCAGTTCCAAGTCCATAGCGCAAGGCTCTGGGAGCCCGGGAAGGGGGATGATAGCGCATGAGAATGCGACAGGTGGTCGTGAGCCCACCGGAAAGGTGGAGGGGAAGTGAGGGGCTGCCGAGTGCTTGCACATGATTGCTTTTAAATCGCCTTAGGGCACTTTCCATCTcttctgcagttttcctttgCTGCTTGCCGAGGCTGGCTTCCGTGAAGCCCTTCAAAGTCCCCCATCCCCACCAAACTCTAGGGGTCTACGCAGTGGCCTAGAGCAGCGCGGGCAGGGGGTCTCTCCacgtttttgtatagggtgaggCAGAGTGAATAAGAGGGTCTTGGGCGTGCACCACTGAATGCCAGGCAAAACCTCCCGGGAAAAGTcacggcggtggcggcggcggcgcggcAGCCCAGAACCCGGGAGTGCGGGGCGCACATGGAGACCCCACAGAGTGGAGGCCTGGGAGTTCTGCAGTTCGCACCATTCTGGGGAAGAGACAAAGTGGATTTAGGTCCAGGTTTATGGCCGGCTTGGAATAGTCTCGGAGATTGGCACCTCTGAGCACGCTGAATCCAAAGGCACACACACAGTGCCGCGGCACCACGCGGCTCCAAGGCTCTAGCACCCGCGGCAAGTCCAACTAGTCCCCTGGCCCTTCCGCAGCGCCCTTTCAGCTCCTTTCTTCTTGCTAAGGGTGTCTCAGGGTTACCGCTTTACTTTCCCATTGCTAGAACACGCAGAAGCACCACTAAGCCCGGCCACAAGCCAGTGGTCGCCCGGCTGCGCTATTACCATAGCACAGGGTGGGCTCAGAGCCCACAGGGGTAAACACCCGTCGTGTCTGGGTGGACTCGGCGCGTGCTGTGTACCGCGCCGGGTCTGGGGATCTGCGGAGGGATCTGACCCAGGGGAAAACCtgcaacccaggagagaaaatCTCGCACGCGCGGGCAGCCTGCCCAGCGGGTAGCACAGACTGGCGAGCACTTTGGGAAGGGACAGGTGGTTGCTTGGTCTGCGGAACCATAGGGAAGGGATGGCCCGCTGATTGCCACATCGGGTGGGCTGCCGCTCGCAGGACGCACCGCCTGGATCTCGGGATCGCTATAACCACAAGCCGCTGCGGGCGAACCACAGCACGGTCCGATCTTAAGTTTAACGCGTCCTTCTTCCTCAGAAGGAGGGTACCACAGCTACCGAGCCCCgacctcccccccacccaccGTGCAGGGGGCTGTTGTGGGGGAGGAACGCTGGTAAAGCTGAACTAACGTCTGGGGGTCCCTCCAAAGGCGCTTTGCCTCCTCCCTATGGGACTACATGCTTCCAAATGCCAACACTGAACTCTGGTTCAAACTTCGGCCAACTACCCGCACGCACCATAGCTCAGCCATTTGGGAACCTACTGAATGGGCCCACTGGGTCCCAATAGCCAACTCACTCCCCCTCCAACTCCAGCACCGGGTCAGCCATTGGGCTGGGGTCACGCCAATCAAGTCTTCCTGGCGAATGAGCAGGGGGCGTCCGACCGGAAACCGGATATGGGTGGGAGGTCCAATAGGGGGCGCCGCGTTGGAACGCCCAAAGAGGTGTTGGTAGGGTGGTTGGAAGCCGTTGGTGGGCGGGTGTATGGCCGCCAGGCCTGGGAGGCCACGAGGTCGGTTAACGCCGTGGGGTCACTCTGCCTGACACCACAAGTCACAAAGACTGGGTGGGGAGGCCAGGGGCTCCAAGGGGTCGACCCTTGGTCTCGCTGATGGCGGTTGGCGAACCTGCCTAACATAGGGGACCGCCGCTGGGGCGAGGTGAGGAGAAAGAAGATTTCCAGGGCCTGGAGGTAGAGATCCAGGACCCTGAGGAGAGGGCTTCCCGCCCCGATGCAGTTGTTGACCCCAGGAATGCTGAGACCTGCAAAAGTGGAAGGTCAGTAGACGCTGGGGTTGAGTCCCAGGGAGATCGCGCTGGGGACCCCAGAAGGAACCTTTGTTCACACCAGGCCTTGCGCTCAGCCCACCTCACTTCGGATGGTGCGAATTTGAGATCTCTTTCCCAAGGCATCCATCAAGGGATGGTTTTGGGGCCTCTTTGTGCAACGTTGTCTTGGGCCCGTGAGACCCCCTTTGTTCAACGTTCTTTTGGCTTATCTTGGTTATTTGACAGGGGAGCACATACATGGAGGGGATCAAGGCTGGGCAGATACCAGCCCCCCCCCAAAGGAAATAGCagcataaaaatgaaagaaagacttccacttgggatggggggagggggggacccGGGAAGGCTTGGTGTAGGAAGAAATGGCGTTTCAAATGGGCGTCAAGGATAGATGCCTTGGCTATGAATAGGTGGGGGGATGGGAGCCAGCTCACCGGGAACAAAAGATCCAGTGGTAGGAAGCATGGGGCATGACCTGGTAACAGAATAAGCCATCTGGGCTCTTGGAGGGGCAGaggaagaaaagcaaggaaaatagAAGAATGTCTCTGAGGATGCTGTGGGCTAGGGCAAACACTTTTGAGGCTATTTTTGAAGGAAATAGAGAGGACATGGAAAGTTTTTTTTGTCCTGCAAGTTATGTTTTGAGCCATGTTTTAGGAAGGATTGAGGCAGCATGGAGGAGCCCTCAGgaagagaacaaaggaatggGTATGTGTGTGCACAAAGGAGGCCATGGCTGGCTGTGACCTTTTAGGGAGTGAGCCACACACAGTCAGGGGAGCAGGATCTCCTGAAATTCTGTGCTAGAAATGCACAAAAGCGGAGGGGGCCCAATGGCACTTGGCTGGCCAGCCATGAGTGAGATGGGGGAAGTGGGGAGGAGCCGGCATGGTGGCGGAGCCAATTTAGTTTTAGACACTGCAGAGTTGATGGGCAGTTTTGATGGAGGTTGTGACACACTAGGAGGATGGGTCTAAGTTTAAAAGAAGGCAAAGCCAATAAATTCAAATTGATAATTGTCCTTAGCAGGAGATGAAATCACTGGATCAGAAAATACTCTCAAGGGGAGAAATATACTTGGTGATAGAATCTTGGACAAAGCCAATATTTGGGCCACTGGAGAGGGCAGTGAGGGCTAAGGGGCAGGTGGGGGAACCCCAGAGGGAAGTTAGGAAGTGGTCAGCATATGAAATCTGCTGATACTCGGGGTTGGAATTCTTTTGTTGTGTGGGGACTATCCTATACAGTTAAAGATACTTagtagcatccctggcctctacccactagatgccagcagcatcTTCTTAGTTGTAACAACCCCAAAatatctccagatattgccaaacaTCCTCTGGGGGGCAAAATTGCCCCCCATTAAGAACCACTGCTGCAGGATGAGAAAGGACAATGAGACTTGAGTAGGAATCACCTTCAGATTAAATTAGGACCAGGGAGAATAAATCCTAACACTTAAGAACCCTAATGTTTCCCTTTTTgtccactttta
This window contains:
- the LOC143644180 gene encoding guanine nucleotide-binding protein G(s) subunit alpha isoforms XLas isoform X2; protein product: MGLRNRLDGNHMSGQRDIPLEFGEQPNQPPLEAPGAAAPSAGPGAAEAMETEPPTSEPIPVKTSGEAFGSPEVSEPCSQGLGLAFQEAGACGGHSPPPEEVKLFQTEEPSVGGLWPTQEQPRTFAGARAGASASLEAFGPAAMEPQAFDGAKSGLGGYSPPPEEALPFEFKQGGCSPPPLQLGALSPASPGLGVTSAPPEEPGPPRSADAGFGGSSPLPEEAMSFRFEGAGFGYDSPPSGLSQVLPETDRGAQVSAVAVPSAVRLTPAENAPPLWAPGAIDSPVREAVRPPLHFAGDSPPLEIARPQLKIGSAPIGVYDAPVNMDSPPIALDGPPIEVSRAPVERERAEPGRPPVEGEAAEMEGSSATAPAEGGKVPSLGNGAPDARDGAPDSRDGASDAGDGASDAGDGAPDAGDGAPDAGDGAPDAGDGAPDAGDGALDAGDGAPDARDGAPDAGDRAPDTPDTGCAADAPAAPDAPATPDAGATAATPDAPAAGAAAAAPTAPATGTAAAVSAAPATPAARAAPAGRVTRADVPTRASSRLKMQRLRPPSPEIQAADPPTPQPGRSASRRGPRSDRSDDEESVSSDESSASKDDPGEGTSGGRRWGQPRKNRRRRRKPRRNLLRNFLIQAFGGCFGRSDSPQPKAPKPPKVKKVSLAEKRRQMRKEALEKRAQKRAERKRSRLIDKQLQAEKMGYMCTHRLLLLGAGESGKSTIVKQMRILHVNGFNGDEKATKVQDIKNNLKEAIETIVAAMSNLVPPVELANPENQFRVDYILSVMNVPDFDFPPEFYEHAKALWEDEGVRACYERSNEYQLIDCAQYFLDKIDVIKQADYVPSDQDLLRCRVLTSGIFETKFQVDKVNFHMFDVGGQRDERRKWIQCFNDVTAIIFVVASSSYNMVIREDNQTNRLQEALNLFKSIWNNRWLRTISVILFLNKQDLLAEKVLAGKSKIEDYFPEFARYTTPEDATPEPGEDPRVTRAKYFIRDEFLRISTASGDGRHYCYPHFTCAVDTENIRRVFNDCRDIIQRMHLRQYELL
- the LOC143644180 gene encoding guanine nucleotide-binding protein G(s) subunit alpha isoforms XLas isoform X1, producing MGLRNRLDGNHMSGQRDIPLEFGEQPNQPPLEAPGAAAPSAGPGAAEAMETEPPTSEPIPVKTSGEAFGSPEVSEPCSQGLGLAFQEAGACGGHSPPPEEVKLFQTEEPSVGGLWPTQEQPRTFAGARAGASASLEAFGPAAMEPQAFDGAKSGLGGYSPPPEEALPFEFKQGGCSPPPLQLGALSPASPGLGVTSAPPEEPGPPRSADAGFGGSSPLPEEAMSFRFEGAGFGYDSPPSGLSQVLPETDRGAQVSAVAVPSAVRLTPAENAPPLWAPGAIDSPVREAVRPPLHFAGDSPPLEIARPQLKIGSAPIGVYDAPVNMDSPPIALDGPPIEVSRAPVERERAEPGRPPVEGEAAEMEGSSATAPAEGGKVPSLGNGAPDARDGAPDSRDGASDAGDGASDAGDGAPDAGDGAPDAGDGAPDAGDGAPDAGDGALDAGDGAPDARDGAPDAGDRAPDTPDTGCAADAPAAPDAPATPDAGATAATPDAPAAGAAAAAPTAPATGTAAAVSAAPATPAARAAPAGRVTRADVPTRASSRLKMQRLRPPSPEIQAADPPTPQPGRSASRRGPRSDRSDDEESVSSDESSASKDDPGEGTSGGRRWGQPRKNRRRRRKPRRNLLRNFLIQAFGGCFGRSDSPQPKAPKPPKVKKVSLAEKRRQMRKEALEKRAQKRAERKRSRLIDKQLQAEKMGYMCTHRLLLLGAGESGKSTIVKQMRILHVNGFNGEGGEEDPQAARSNSDGEKATKVQDIKNNLKEAIETIVAAMSNLVPPVELANPENQFRVDYILSVMNVPDFDFPPEFYEHAKALWEDEGVRACYERSNEYQLIDCAQYFLDKIDVIKQADYVPSDQDLLRCRVLTSGIFETKFQVDKVNFHMFDVGGQRDERRKWIQCFNDVTAIIFVVASSSYNMVIREDNQTNRLQEALNLFKSIWNNRWLRTISVILFLNKQDLLAEKVLAGKSKIEDYFPEFARYTTPEDATPEPGEDPRVTRAKYFIRDEFLRISTASGDGRHYCYPHFTCAVDTENIRRVFNDCRDIIQRMHLRQYELL